A window of the Halichoerus grypus chromosome 2, mHalGry1.hap1.1, whole genome shotgun sequence genome harbors these coding sequences:
- the PVALEF gene encoding parvalbumin-like EF-hand-containing protein, which yields MDEDFSSQMKKMALAMGTSLSDKDIEMLPTDMRHHGSFNYLKFLEYMQKFQASGQLDSAIRQAFQTLDKDKSGFIEWNEIKYILSTIPSSGPTAPLTDEEAEAMIQAADTDGDGRIDFEEFSELIKKEKVPKKK from the exons ATGGACGAGGACTTCTCCTCTCAGATGAAGAAGATGGCCTTGGCTATGGGCACATCCCTGTCGGACAAGGACATAGAGATGCTGCCCACAGACATGAGGCATCACG GCTCCTTCAACTACCTCAAGTTCCTGGAGTACATGCAGAAGTTCCAGGCCTCGGGGCAGCTGGACAGCGCCATCCGCCAGGCCTTCCAGACCCTGGACAAGGACAAGAGTGGTTTCATCGAGTGGAATGAGATCAA gTACATCCTATCCACCATTCCCAGCAGCGGGCCCACCGCCCCGCTGACAGACGAGGAGGCAGAGGCCATGATCCAGGCGGCCGACACGGATGGGGACGGGAGGATTGACTTCGAAG AATTTTCTGAATTGATCAAAAAGGAGAAAGTGCCAAAGAAGAAGTAG